A window from Theropithecus gelada isolate Dixy chromosome 1, Tgel_1.0, whole genome shotgun sequence encodes these proteins:
- the POGZ gene encoding pogo transposable element with ZNF domain isoform X2 has product MADTDLFMECEEEELEPWQKISDVIEDSVVEDYNSVDKTTTVSVSQQPVSAPVPIAAHASVAGHLSTSTTVSSSGAQNSDSTKKTLVTLIANNNAGNPLVQQGGQPLILTQNPAPGLGTMVTQPVLRPVQVMQNANHVTSSPVASQPIFITTQGFPVRNVRPVQNAMNQVGIVLNVQQGQTVRPITLVPAPGTQFVKPTVGVPQVFSQMTPVRPGSTMPVRPTTNTFTTVIPATLTIRSTVPQSQSQQTKSTPSTSTTPTATQPTSLGQLAVQSPGQSNQTTNPKLVSIASFVTVKRPGVTGENSNEVAKLVNTLNTIPSLGQSAGPVVVSNNSSAHGSQRTSGPESSMKVTSSIPVFDLQDGGRKICPRCNAQFRVTEALRGHMCYCCPEMVEYQKKGKPLDSEPSVPSAAKPPSPEKTAPVASTPSSTPIPALSPPTKVPEPNENVGDAVQTKLIMLVDDFYYGRDGGKVAQLTNFPKVATSFRCPHCTKRLKNNIRFMNHMKHHVELDQQNGEVDGHTICQHCYRQFSTPFQLQCHLENVHSPYESTTKCKICEWAFESEPLFLQHMKDTHKPGEMPYVCQVCQYRSSLYSEVDVHFRMIHEDTRHLLCPYCLKVFKNGNAFQQHYMRHQKRNVYHCNKCRLQFLFAKDKIEHKLQHHKTFRKPKQLEGLKPGTKVTIRASRGQPRTVPVSSNDTPPSALQEAAPLTSSMDPLPVFLYPPVQRSIQKRAVRKMSVMGRQTCLECSFEIPDFPNHFPTYVHCSLCRYSTCCSRAYANHMINNHVPRKSPKYLALFKNSVSGIKLACTSCTFVTSVGDAMAKHLVFNPSHRSSSILPRGLTWIAHSRHGQTRDRVHDRNVKNMYPPPSFPTNKAATVKSAGATPAEPEELPTPLAPALPSPASTATPPPTPTHPQPLALPPLATEGAECLNVDDQDEGSPVTQEPEPASGGGGSGVGKKEQLSVKKLRVVLFALCCNTEQAAEHFRNPQRRIRRWLRRFQASQGENLEGKYLSFEAEEKLAEWVLTQREQQLPVNEETLFQKATKIGRSLEGGFKISYEWAVRFMLRHHLTPHARRAVAHTLPKDVAENAGLFIEFVQRQIHNQDLPLSMIVAIDEISLFLDTEVLSSDDRKENALQTVGTGEPWCDVVLAILADGTVLPTLVFYRGQMDQPANMPDSILLEAKESGYSDDEIMELWSTRVWQKHTACQRSKGMLVMDCHRTHLSEEVLAMLSASSTLPAVVPAGCSSKIQPLDVCIKRTVKNFLHKKWKEQAREMADTACDSDVLLQLVLVWLGEVLGVIGDCPELVQRSFLVASVLPGPDGNINSPTRNADMQEELIASLEEQLKLSGEHSESSTPRPRSSPEETIEPESLHQLFEGESETESFYGFEEADLDLMEI; this is encoded by the exons ATGGCAGACACCGACCTGTTCATGGAATGTGAGGAGGAGGAGTTGGAGCCATGGCAGAAAATCAGTGATGTCATTGAGGACTCTGTAGTTGAAGATTATAATTCAGTGGATAAAACTACCACAG TTTCTGTGAGCCAGCAGCCAGTCTCGGCTCCAGTGCCCATCGCTGCCCATGCTTCTGTTGCTGGGCACCTCTCTACATCCACCACCGTTAGTAGCAGCGGGGCACAGAACAGCGACAGTACAAAGAAGACTCTTGTCACACTAATTGCCAACAACAATG CTGGCAATCCTTTGGTCCAGCAAGGTGGACAGCCACTCATCCTGACCCAGAATCCAGCCCCAGGTCTGGGCACAATGGTTACTCAACCGGTATTGAGGCCTGTTCAGGTCATGCAGAATGCCAATCATGTGACTAGTTCCCCTGTGGCCTCACAACCAATATTTATCACTACACAG GGATTTCCTGTAAGGAATGTCCGGCCTGTACAAAATGCAATGAATCAGGTTGGGATTGTGCTGAACGTACAGCAAGGCCAAACGGTTAGACCAATTACACTAGTTCCAG CCCCAGGTACCCAGTTTGTTAAGCCGACAGTTGGAGTTCCACAAGTGTTCTCCCAGATGACCCCTGTGAGGCCAGGCTCCACAATGCCTGTGAGGCCCACCACCAACACCTTCACCACCGTCATCCCGGCCACTCTTACCATTCGAAGCACCGTCCCACAGTCCCAGTCCCAGCAGACCAAGTCCACTCCCAGCACTTCCACCACTCCCACTGCCACACAGCCAACCTCACTGGGGCAACTAGCTGTTCAGTCTCCTGGCCAGTCAAACCAGACCACGAATCCCAAGCTAG TGAGCATTGCCAGCTTTGTCACTGTGAAGCGACCTGGCGTTACAGGTGAAAATAGCAATGAAGTGGCCAAATTGGTGAATACCCTTAACACAATCCCTTCCCTGGGCCAGAGTGCTGGGCCAGTGGTGGTGTCCAACAACAGCTCTGCTCATGGCTCTCAAAGAACCAGCGGACCTGAGTCATCAATGAAAG TGACCTCTTCCATCCCAGTATTTGACCTCCAGGATGGTGGACGGAAAATATGTCCACGGTGTAATGCTCAATTTCGTGTTACTGAAGCTTTGAGAGGTCACATGTGT TACTGTTGCCCAGAAATGGTTGAAtaccagaagaaaggaaagcccCTGGATTCAGAACCCAGTGTCCCATCAGCAGCAAAGCCCCCATCCCCTGAGAAAACAGCTCCTGTTGCTTCCACACCCTCTTCTACACCTATTCCTGCTCTGTCACCACCTACCAAAGTACCAGAGCCAAATGAGAACGTGGGTGATGCCGTCCAGACCAAACTCATTATGCTTGTAGATGACTTCTACTATGGACGGGATGGTGGCAAAGTAGCCCAGCTCACAAATTTCCCTAAGGTCGCCACATCTTTCCGATGCCCACATTGTACCAAAAGACTAAAAAACAATATTCG ATTCATGAACCATATGAAACACCATGTAGAACTTGATCAGCAGAACGGTGAGGTAGATGGTCATACTATCTGTCAGCACTGTTACCGCCAGTTTTCCACTCCCTTCCAGCTTCAGTGCCACTTGGAAAATGTTCATAGTCCCTATGAATCTACTA CCAAGTGCAAGATCTGTGAGTGGGCGTTTGAAAGTGAGCCACTATTTCTCCAGCATATGAAGGATACTCATAAGCCTGGAGAGATGCCTTATGTTTGCCAG GTGTGTCAATATCGCTCCTCACTCTACTCTGAGGTAGATGTCCATTTTCGGATGATCCATGAGGATACCCGGCATCTGCTCTGCCCTTATTGCCTGAAGGTCTTCAAAAATGGCAATGCATTCCAACAGCATTACATGAGGCACCAG AAGAGAAATGTTTATCACTGCAACAAATGCCGGCTACAGTTTCTCTTTGCCAAGGACAAAATTGAACACAAGCTTCAACACCATAAAACCTTCCGTAAACCCAAGCAGCTGGAGGGCTTGAAACCAGGCACCAAG GTGACAATCCGGGCTTCCCGAGGGCAGCCACGAACTGTTCCTGTATCCTCTAATGATACACCTCCCAGCGCCTTGCAGGAGGCAGCACCGCTGACCTCCTCCATGGACCCTCTGCCTGTCTTCCTTTATCCCCCTGTCCAGCGCAGCATCCAGAAGAGAGCTGTTAGGAAAAT GAGTGTCATGGGCCGGCAGACATGCCTGGAGTGCAGCTTTGAGATCCCAGACTTCCCTAATCATTTCCCTACTTACGTACACTGCTCTCTGTGTCGCTATAGCACCTGCTGCTCTCGAGCTTATGCCAACCACATGATCAA cAATCATGTTCCACGGAAGAGCCCCAAGTATttggctttgtttaaaaattctgtgaG TGGAATCAAGCTGGCCTGCACTTCATGTACCTTTGTTACCTCTGTGGGAGATGCTATGGCCAAGCATTTGGTATTCAACCCCTCTCACAGATCCAGCAGCATCCTGCCACGGG GACTCACTTGGATAGCTCACTCAAG GCATGGCCAGACTCGTGACCGAGTGCATGACCGGAACGTGAAGAATATGtaccctcctccttccttccccactaACAAAGCTGCCACTGTGAAATCTGCGGGGGCCACCCCAGCTGAGCCTGAAGAGCTACCAACTCCCTTAGCCCCAGCACTCCCATCGCCAGCCTCAACTGCAACCCCACCACCAACCCCCACTCACCCACAGCCTTTAGCCCTTCCACCATTGGCTACGGAGGGAGCTGAATGTCTGAATGTTGATGATCAGGATGAAGGGAGCCCGGTCACCCAGGAACCTGAGCCAGCAtcaggtggtggtggtagtggggtTGGCAAAAAGGAGCAGCTGTCTGTGAAGAAGCTTCGAGTAGTACTGTTTGCTCTATGCTGCAATACAGAACAGGCAGCTGAACACTTCCGAAATCCCCAGCGACGTATTCGGCGTTGGCTTCGACGTTTCCAGGCCTCCCAGGGGGAGAATCTAGAGGGCAAATATCTAAGCTTTGAGGCAGAAGAGAAACTGGCTGAGTGGGTGCTAACCCAGCGTGAACAACAGCTACCTGTAAATGAGGAGACCTTGTTCCAGAAGGCCACCAAAATAGGACGTTCTTTGGAAGGGGGATTTAAGATCTCCTATGAGTGGGCTGTGCGTTTCATGCTGCGGCACCACCTGACTCCCCATGCCCGGCGAGCTGTGGCCCACACCCTACCTAAGGATGTGGCAGAGAATGCAGGACTCTTCATTGAATTTGTACAACGGCAGATTCACAACCAGGACTTACCCTTGTCTATGATTGTGGCTATTGACGAGATATCCTTGTTCCTGGATACAGAGGTGCTGAGCAGTGATGACCGAAAGGAGAATGCCCTGCAGACGGTGGGCACAGGGGAACCTTGGTGTGATGTAGTCCTGGCCATTCTGGCAGATGGCACTGTCCTTCCCACCCTGGTTTTCTACAGAGGGCAGATGGATCAGCCTGCTAACATGCCAGATTCCATATTGCTAGAGGCAAAGGAGAGTGGCTACAGTGATGATGAGATAATGGAGCTGTGGTCAACTCGAGTGTGGCAGAAGCACACAGCTTGCCAGCGCAGCAAAGGCATGCTTGTGATGGACTGTCATCGCACTCACTTGTCAGAAGAGGTACTGGCTATGCTTAGTGCCTCTAGCACTTTGCCTGCAGTGGTCCCAGCAGGCTGTAGCTCCAAAATTCAGCCATTAGATGTATGCATCAAAAGAACTGTCAAGAACTTCCTGCATAAAAAGTGGAAGGAACAGGCTCGGGAAATGGCAGATACTGCATGTGATTCTGATGTCCTCCTTCAGCTGGTGCTTGTCTGGCTGGGTGAAGTGCTAGGTGTCATTGGGGACTGTCCAGAGCTAGTTCAGCGCTCCTTCCTGGTGGCTAGTGTTCTGCCTGGCCCTGATGGCAACATTAACTCACCTACAAGAAATGCTGACATGCAGGAGGAGCTAATTGCCTCCCTAGAGGAGCAACTGAAGCTGAGTGGGGAACATTCTGAGTCTTCCACTCCACGACCCAGATCATCTCCTGAAGAGACAATTGAGCCTGAAAGCCTTCACCAGCTCTTTGAGGGTGAAAGTGAGACCGAGTCTTTCTATGGCTTTGAAGAAGCTGACCTAGATCTGATGGAGATTTGA
- the POGZ gene encoding pogo transposable element with ZNF domain isoform X1 — translation MADTDLFMECEEEELEPWQKISDVIEDSVVEDYNSVDKTTTVSVSQQPVSAPVPIAAHASVAGHLSTSTTVSSSGAQNSDSTKKTLVTLIANNNAGNPLVQQGGQPLILTQNPAPGLGTMVTQPVLRPVQVMQNANHVTSSPVASQPIFITTQGFPVRNVRPVQNAMNQVGIVLNVQQGQTVRPITLVPAPGTQFVKPTVGVPQVFSQMTPVRPGSTMPVRPTTNTFTTVIPATLTIRSTVPQSQSQQTKSTPSTSTTPTATQPTSLGQLAVQSPGQSNQTTNPKLAPSFPSPPAVSIASFVTVKRPGVTGENSNEVAKLVNTLNTIPSLGQSAGPVVVSNNSSAHGSQRTSGPESSMKVTSSIPVFDLQDGGRKICPRCNAQFRVTEALRGHMCYCCPEMVEYQKKGKPLDSEPSVPSAAKPPSPEKTAPVASTPSSTPIPALSPPTKVPEPNENVGDAVQTKLIMLVDDFYYGRDGGKVAQLTNFPKVATSFRCPHCTKRLKNNIRFMNHMKHHVELDQQNGEVDGHTICQHCYRQFSTPFQLQCHLENVHSPYESTTKCKICEWAFESEPLFLQHMKDTHKPGEMPYVCQVCQYRSSLYSEVDVHFRMIHEDTRHLLCPYCLKVFKNGNAFQQHYMRHQKRNVYHCNKCRLQFLFAKDKIEHKLQHHKTFRKPKQLEGLKPGTKVTIRASRGQPRTVPVSSNDTPPSALQEAAPLTSSMDPLPVFLYPPVQRSIQKRAVRKMSVMGRQTCLECSFEIPDFPNHFPTYVHCSLCRYSTCCSRAYANHMINNHVPRKSPKYLALFKNSVSGIKLACTSCTFVTSVGDAMAKHLVFNPSHRSSSILPRGLTWIAHSRHGQTRDRVHDRNVKNMYPPPSFPTNKAATVKSAGATPAEPEELPTPLAPALPSPASTATPPPTPTHPQPLALPPLATEGAECLNVDDQDEGSPVTQEPEPASGGGGSGVGKKEQLSVKKLRVVLFALCCNTEQAAEHFRNPQRRIRRWLRRFQASQGENLEGKYLSFEAEEKLAEWVLTQREQQLPVNEETLFQKATKIGRSLEGGFKISYEWAVRFMLRHHLTPHARRAVAHTLPKDVAENAGLFIEFVQRQIHNQDLPLSMIVAIDEISLFLDTEVLSSDDRKENALQTVGTGEPWCDVVLAILADGTVLPTLVFYRGQMDQPANMPDSILLEAKESGYSDDEIMELWSTRVWQKHTACQRSKGMLVMDCHRTHLSEEVLAMLSASSTLPAVVPAGCSSKIQPLDVCIKRTVKNFLHKKWKEQAREMADTACDSDVLLQLVLVWLGEVLGVIGDCPELVQRSFLVASVLPGPDGNINSPTRNADMQEELIASLEEQLKLSGEHSESSTPRPRSSPEETIEPESLHQLFEGESETESFYGFEEADLDLMEI, via the exons ATGGCAGACACCGACCTGTTCATGGAATGTGAGGAGGAGGAGTTGGAGCCATGGCAGAAAATCAGTGATGTCATTGAGGACTCTGTAGTTGAAGATTATAATTCAGTGGATAAAACTACCACAG TTTCTGTGAGCCAGCAGCCAGTCTCGGCTCCAGTGCCCATCGCTGCCCATGCTTCTGTTGCTGGGCACCTCTCTACATCCACCACCGTTAGTAGCAGCGGGGCACAGAACAGCGACAGTACAAAGAAGACTCTTGTCACACTAATTGCCAACAACAATG CTGGCAATCCTTTGGTCCAGCAAGGTGGACAGCCACTCATCCTGACCCAGAATCCAGCCCCAGGTCTGGGCACAATGGTTACTCAACCGGTATTGAGGCCTGTTCAGGTCATGCAGAATGCCAATCATGTGACTAGTTCCCCTGTGGCCTCACAACCAATATTTATCACTACACAG GGATTTCCTGTAAGGAATGTCCGGCCTGTACAAAATGCAATGAATCAGGTTGGGATTGTGCTGAACGTACAGCAAGGCCAAACGGTTAGACCAATTACACTAGTTCCAG CCCCAGGTACCCAGTTTGTTAAGCCGACAGTTGGAGTTCCACAAGTGTTCTCCCAGATGACCCCTGTGAGGCCAGGCTCCACAATGCCTGTGAGGCCCACCACCAACACCTTCACCACCGTCATCCCGGCCACTCTTACCATTCGAAGCACCGTCCCACAGTCCCAGTCCCAGCAGACCAAGTCCACTCCCAGCACTTCCACCACTCCCACTGCCACACAGCCAACCTCACTGGGGCAACTAGCTGTTCAGTCTCCTGGCCAGTCAAACCAGACCACGAATCCCAAGCTAG ctccctccttcccctctccaccTGCAGTGAGCATTGCCAGCTTTGTCACTGTGAAGCGACCTGGCGTTACAGGTGAAAATAGCAATGAAGTGGCCAAATTGGTGAATACCCTTAACACAATCCCTTCCCTGGGCCAGAGTGCTGGGCCAGTGGTGGTGTCCAACAACAGCTCTGCTCATGGCTCTCAAAGAACCAGCGGACCTGAGTCATCAATGAAAG TGACCTCTTCCATCCCAGTATTTGACCTCCAGGATGGTGGACGGAAAATATGTCCACGGTGTAATGCTCAATTTCGTGTTACTGAAGCTTTGAGAGGTCACATGTGT TACTGTTGCCCAGAAATGGTTGAAtaccagaagaaaggaaagcccCTGGATTCAGAACCCAGTGTCCCATCAGCAGCAAAGCCCCCATCCCCTGAGAAAACAGCTCCTGTTGCTTCCACACCCTCTTCTACACCTATTCCTGCTCTGTCACCACCTACCAAAGTACCAGAGCCAAATGAGAACGTGGGTGATGCCGTCCAGACCAAACTCATTATGCTTGTAGATGACTTCTACTATGGACGGGATGGTGGCAAAGTAGCCCAGCTCACAAATTTCCCTAAGGTCGCCACATCTTTCCGATGCCCACATTGTACCAAAAGACTAAAAAACAATATTCG ATTCATGAACCATATGAAACACCATGTAGAACTTGATCAGCAGAACGGTGAGGTAGATGGTCATACTATCTGTCAGCACTGTTACCGCCAGTTTTCCACTCCCTTCCAGCTTCAGTGCCACTTGGAAAATGTTCATAGTCCCTATGAATCTACTA CCAAGTGCAAGATCTGTGAGTGGGCGTTTGAAAGTGAGCCACTATTTCTCCAGCATATGAAGGATACTCATAAGCCTGGAGAGATGCCTTATGTTTGCCAG GTGTGTCAATATCGCTCCTCACTCTACTCTGAGGTAGATGTCCATTTTCGGATGATCCATGAGGATACCCGGCATCTGCTCTGCCCTTATTGCCTGAAGGTCTTCAAAAATGGCAATGCATTCCAACAGCATTACATGAGGCACCAG AAGAGAAATGTTTATCACTGCAACAAATGCCGGCTACAGTTTCTCTTTGCCAAGGACAAAATTGAACACAAGCTTCAACACCATAAAACCTTCCGTAAACCCAAGCAGCTGGAGGGCTTGAAACCAGGCACCAAG GTGACAATCCGGGCTTCCCGAGGGCAGCCACGAACTGTTCCTGTATCCTCTAATGATACACCTCCCAGCGCCTTGCAGGAGGCAGCACCGCTGACCTCCTCCATGGACCCTCTGCCTGTCTTCCTTTATCCCCCTGTCCAGCGCAGCATCCAGAAGAGAGCTGTTAGGAAAAT GAGTGTCATGGGCCGGCAGACATGCCTGGAGTGCAGCTTTGAGATCCCAGACTTCCCTAATCATTTCCCTACTTACGTACACTGCTCTCTGTGTCGCTATAGCACCTGCTGCTCTCGAGCTTATGCCAACCACATGATCAA cAATCATGTTCCACGGAAGAGCCCCAAGTATttggctttgtttaaaaattctgtgaG TGGAATCAAGCTGGCCTGCACTTCATGTACCTTTGTTACCTCTGTGGGAGATGCTATGGCCAAGCATTTGGTATTCAACCCCTCTCACAGATCCAGCAGCATCCTGCCACGGG GACTCACTTGGATAGCTCACTCAAG GCATGGCCAGACTCGTGACCGAGTGCATGACCGGAACGTGAAGAATATGtaccctcctccttccttccccactaACAAAGCTGCCACTGTGAAATCTGCGGGGGCCACCCCAGCTGAGCCTGAAGAGCTACCAACTCCCTTAGCCCCAGCACTCCCATCGCCAGCCTCAACTGCAACCCCACCACCAACCCCCACTCACCCACAGCCTTTAGCCCTTCCACCATTGGCTACGGAGGGAGCTGAATGTCTGAATGTTGATGATCAGGATGAAGGGAGCCCGGTCACCCAGGAACCTGAGCCAGCAtcaggtggtggtggtagtggggtTGGCAAAAAGGAGCAGCTGTCTGTGAAGAAGCTTCGAGTAGTACTGTTTGCTCTATGCTGCAATACAGAACAGGCAGCTGAACACTTCCGAAATCCCCAGCGACGTATTCGGCGTTGGCTTCGACGTTTCCAGGCCTCCCAGGGGGAGAATCTAGAGGGCAAATATCTAAGCTTTGAGGCAGAAGAGAAACTGGCTGAGTGGGTGCTAACCCAGCGTGAACAACAGCTACCTGTAAATGAGGAGACCTTGTTCCAGAAGGCCACCAAAATAGGACGTTCTTTGGAAGGGGGATTTAAGATCTCCTATGAGTGGGCTGTGCGTTTCATGCTGCGGCACCACCTGACTCCCCATGCCCGGCGAGCTGTGGCCCACACCCTACCTAAGGATGTGGCAGAGAATGCAGGACTCTTCATTGAATTTGTACAACGGCAGATTCACAACCAGGACTTACCCTTGTCTATGATTGTGGCTATTGACGAGATATCCTTGTTCCTGGATACAGAGGTGCTGAGCAGTGATGACCGAAAGGAGAATGCCCTGCAGACGGTGGGCACAGGGGAACCTTGGTGTGATGTAGTCCTGGCCATTCTGGCAGATGGCACTGTCCTTCCCACCCTGGTTTTCTACAGAGGGCAGATGGATCAGCCTGCTAACATGCCAGATTCCATATTGCTAGAGGCAAAGGAGAGTGGCTACAGTGATGATGAGATAATGGAGCTGTGGTCAACTCGAGTGTGGCAGAAGCACACAGCTTGCCAGCGCAGCAAAGGCATGCTTGTGATGGACTGTCATCGCACTCACTTGTCAGAAGAGGTACTGGCTATGCTTAGTGCCTCTAGCACTTTGCCTGCAGTGGTCCCAGCAGGCTGTAGCTCCAAAATTCAGCCATTAGATGTATGCATCAAAAGAACTGTCAAGAACTTCCTGCATAAAAAGTGGAAGGAACAGGCTCGGGAAATGGCAGATACTGCATGTGATTCTGATGTCCTCCTTCAGCTGGTGCTTGTCTGGCTGGGTGAAGTGCTAGGTGTCATTGGGGACTGTCCAGAGCTAGTTCAGCGCTCCTTCCTGGTGGCTAGTGTTCTGCCTGGCCCTGATGGCAACATTAACTCACCTACAAGAAATGCTGACATGCAGGAGGAGCTAATTGCCTCCCTAGAGGAGCAACTGAAGCTGAGTGGGGAACATTCTGAGTCTTCCACTCCACGACCCAGATCATCTCCTGAAGAGACAATTGAGCCTGAAAGCCTTCACCAGCTCTTTGAGGGTGAAAGTGAGACCGAGTCTTTCTATGGCTTTGAAGAAGCTGACCTAGATCTGATGGAGATTTGA